The window TTTGTTAATACATGCAGCTCATCAAAAAGATTGCGAATGATGTTGGCACTGATCATGTTGTCCAAGTAGTGACAGATAATGGATCCAACTACAAGAAGGCATGTCAGTTGCTTAATGCCGAGTATCAACACATAGTTTGGCTCAGTGAGTTCTACCTTCAGCTATCCACGTCCACCCTCCTACCCATATCCATACCCATAACCATGCCCATATCCGTACCCACAGCCATATTCACACCCACCACCATATCCAAGCCACTTCATTCAACTACCGATACATCTTGGCATGAGCACTAGTGGTCAGATTGGTGAATTACAGGTATGTATGTACCTATATTACAATTTTATCATTATGTATTCCCCTCTTATTTGAGTTCATTTCAATATTTAGGAATATTATTATGGATATCACACGTACCAGTAAGAAGAGACCGAAGAATGATTAAATTGATATGCCGAATGCCTTCATGTATGGACTATGTGCTTGCTAGTTTGTATATGGCTTGTATACACTATGTACTCTTGTTTTCTATGTACTATGAGGTTTGTATGAACTATGCACTCTTTTTGTTTATGTGAACTATGAAGTTTGTATGGACTATGCACTCGTTTGTTTATATGGACTATGCACTTCGTGGTTTGTATACATGTGCAAATTCATGTGCTTTATGCAATTTCATGGGCAAAATATGTAAACATGTTTATTTCTTAGACAATTTCATATGCAAAATTGTGCATATATGTGTAATTTATCTAATATAATACAATACATAACCTAAAAAAACTAAATGCTATCAAACCTTTATATTTTTTCCACTGCCAAAACATATTTTCAGTAGGCGAAGCGATAAATCGTTCGGTTTGCATCGATTATCGACGATAAATTGTCgattttcgtttttttttgaatttgggtcCCTTTACCGATCGGTTTTGGCGATTTTTCACCGATTTTCAACCGATTATCGTTACCGGAGCTCACTGATAAATGTTGTATCGCCGGTAATGTAATCATTGCCCAGCACCCATGGCATGGCCACAGGAGAGGAGAATGCATGTGTCCCTGCCGCTTATTCCCATGCGTCAGGCAGGGTGCATgcccgcacgcgcgcgcgctcaccCTGCGCGGTGCGGTGCTTCTCGCACGCAGGCGCACGAGCAGGGATGGGAATGGATGAGCCCAACACGATCCCTGCAACTGCAAAGGCAGAGCAAGAATGAAGAAGCTTCTCTTTTGAGTGGCCGATCATCGGGTCCACTTTCAACGAAGGGGAACGCCGAAGCCATCGAGGATGGCCAAGGTTTGCGCAAGGTTGCAAATGCACTGCCCTGCTTCCtaataagttttttttaaaaaaaaaatcagcaaccAAATCTGCATCCGGACAAAACTCAGTTCTCATGCCACATGTTTCTCAACGCCAAACTTTTTCCAGCGGATCCTCCGAATGCTGCAATTTTGGAGACGTCTTCTCACTTTCACGGCTGCTAAGACTGTCTGGAATAGAATCTGTCAGTTTGCAACTTCAGCTTATCTTCATCCCCTCTCAAAACAGCCTGCATTCTGCAAAACGAGCCATCATCACACGAGATCGGCATCTTCAGGCTCTCTTTTTGATGGGGGCATCTTCAGACTTGCAGAACAGAATAGCATGGGTTCAGAGTCCTACTCTGAGCTGGTACACCTCACTCACTCACCTCGCAAGGCACCCACCCGACATCTTCAGAGCTGCGAAAAGCTAGTTCCCCTGCGCGCGTGGGCGTCCGGCCATCCGCGCACGTTCCGAGGATCCGACCCTGCTCGGCGACGCGGTGGAGCGGACACTAGATTGAACGCAGAACTGCGTCACGAGCACGTCACCTGACGTGGATGGCGCCAAAGAGCCAGAAGAAGCCCCGCTCCGCCgtatgacaggcgggcccgggggtaGGTCGCCTCCCTCACGTGTACGGCCACCGGCATCCCCGGCTCCGGTGGTGGGCTCGAGCCTAACCTTCTGATTTCTCCCTTTCAATCTTTCATGGCCTGCCATAAAGAAGCAGAGAGCATGCATGAGGCGCCCAAAAGgcaaagggaaagggaaagggaaagggaGGAGGTGCCTGCAGGGAACACTGTGGGGAGTGAGGGAGATGATTGGGCACCATGGAATGGTGGAGCCGGATCTTTATCTGGGAGCTTGCTTGATCACTAGCACAGGGGTcaggggtggtggtggttagCTAAGCTAGGGTACTTGCTGGAAGATTCGGCGGCCATGATTCGTCTTGTGGATAAGCAGCGTCCCGATCGCAGGCTGTTAGAGAGGTCATAGGTGATCCAGCATAGATTACTCAAGAATGGCCAGGCAtgtctcccttcttcttcttcttccatgctaGTATTACTCAAGAAGGGCCGGGGGGGAGTCTTACCACTTGCGGCGCAACTTGCCGATCAAATGAGTCTTATCGACCAATGGTCAGTCGAGATCCGTTTGAGACAAGATCTTGCTGATCAAATGATGGCAGAGGCCTGCAAAAGACGAGATACAATTTGGCCAGTTGATCGCTAGCTACCTGGAAttatttgaaatgatgattGGTGTGTCCCTTTGACGCGGCTGCATCAGCATGCATGCACACGCAGATTAGAAAACAGGGACGGCAGAATGTTGCTGGGGGTTGCTTGCTTCCTCACCAAGTGATGCTAGCTCGTGTATTTCTGAAGAacttttcttttccaaaaaaaaaacaaatcggAAGAACTCTGAAGGAGCGTGTGGGGCTTCAGAATGGGTGGCGACTGCATGACATGGGGAGGAGTGCAGTCGTCACCCTGCACCAGCCGCAGCAGGGCTAGCTAGCTGCCGCGGGAACAGAATACCTATGGCTTGGGGTGCCGTCACTTTATGTAACCATTGGGTGTAGCTGGACCAACAGCAAGCTGATGAACTTCACCAGCAGATTAGAAAGTTGTGCAAGTAACAAGGACGTAATCTAGGCACTTTGTGGTGGAAAAGAGATGGCAAAGCATTAACCTTGTTAACTGCAACTGCAATATACTTTCTTTTCTCAGGAGAATACAGGGTAGTAGTGCATGCTGCTACTAATCCAATACTTAGAACTAATCCAATACTTAGAATACCATTACTGGACGACCTTACAGACATCACAATCATTGTTGCCTAAGCATTTTTTTGAACTCAGACCTCTTGACCTAATTAATAAAAAGTTGTGTTAGAGTGCAATGATTAATTCAGTTCAAAATCAGTAAAATTTACATTCTACTGCACATTGCGCAGCAGGGGCAGATAGGACTCCATCATGATCCGGCAAATGTCTGCTCATAGTATCATTAGCTCCATCCACGAAAGAAAAGAAATACGGGGAGAAAGGCGTACCGGGCGTTTCTTTCCTTGTGTTAGCTGCAGCCGCCTCAAAAATCCTCTCAGCACTCCTTGACTTGCacgtctctccctctcttcaaCGAGCTAGCCCACACCCATATGCTTCCTATAAGACTACCACCCCGTCACTATGACTAGCACGAACTACTACTACTCCACATTCATCTATCTCATCCCCTTTCAACCTCTTCGCCGCCGCAACTCGCATAAACTACAGCGAAGTTGCACTGCTAGTTAGCATGGGAGGAGCTACAAACCTACCTCCAGGTTTCCACTTCTTCCCCTCAGATGAAGATCTTGTCATCCATTTCCTCCGTCGCAAAGCGGCCAACCTCCCCTGCCGCCCTGACATCATCCCAACAGTTCTTCTGCAACACTACAACCCGTGGGAACTGAATGGTTTGCGCTCTCATCCACCCACACCTCTCTACTTTTTCATGGTAAACATCGTGTACTTATAACAACTAATCCTCCAAGGCACCGCGCTGCAAGCTGGAAACCAGTGGTATTTCTTCAGCCATGCAGCACAAAGCAGGATCTCACCGAATGGGTACTGGAACCCTATTGGTGCTGATGAAACAGTGACAAGCAGGGGCTGTGTTGTTGGCCTGAAGAAGACGCTCATCTTCTGCACCGGCGAGCCTTCCAAGGGTTTCAAAACTAACTGGATCATGCATGAGTACCACCTTCAACAAGATGGAGGGTATAATGTCAGCGGCAGCAGCATCTCAAGCGGCTCGAGCTCCAGCAGGAAATCCCAGAGGAAGAGAGTTCACTCAAGCACGGTGAGTGATATAGCATATCCTGTTTGCTTCACAGCAGCCAGCAGCTTATACATGTAGCAACTGACTGGGGTACAAAACCTCTCTAATCTTTGCAGGAGTCCAACAACTGGGTGATATGCAGAGTGTTCGAGTCGAGTTGTGGTTCGCAAGTGAGCTTCCATGACGAGGGCACGGAGCTTTCATGCTTAGATGAGGTGTTTTTGTCGCTAGATGACTATGATGAAGTGAGTCTGCCAAATAATTAGAGCCCTAACTAGTAAGTAGTGCTGACGGTAGGTCCTATGCCTATCAAGCCATTTAATTAACTGTGATGACGTAAGTGGTTGTAAGTTGCATTATGTATGATTCAGATGGCCTGATAGGCATCGAACTTAATCCAGTCTATATCCTAAATCATTACCATGTAATTAGCTATCATGCAATAGGTATAAAAGGTTGAGCTTGTCTCTGATAACCGTGACATGTGTGTGATATGTGTGTGAACACAAATCACTTAGCGATGCTCTAAAGATCAGCTAATTTTCTGAAGCATTTGGTGTGGTTTACTCTGACTTACTTGCTGCATGCTGAACATTGCTTGCTACTTGTGGGTTAGGAGACTGATGTAGAAGTATGGCCAGAAGATTGTTGCTTTCTCCCAAACTTATCTTTGCATCTATATGTGAAAAAAGAAATGGTGTTTCAGTTTCACCCACGAAGTAAAAAGGTAACATTTGAGATGCTTCTATTTAACACAAATCATGAAAAGAGAAGGTGGGTGGAGCATACGCAAGCATATGTCCATCTCTGCTATCAATAAGATAAGCTTTCAAGATCATATGATTGTTTACATCTACGTGGTCACAAGGCAAGCTTGCGTGTGGGAAGTAGTACGCACCATGCAGTGCATCCATGAACACACCCAACTTAAAAAACTGAAGCCATCCAAAGCCCTGATTGGTTACTCATCGCCTAATGGATGGCTTTTGATTACTAATCGCAGGAGTCAATACACAGTAAACCCATAGTGTATATCACCccaaatgtaaatttttttaaaaaaaaactagaagcAAATTTCAGTCGTACAAGTCGCAATTattaagaatttcacactaatTCAGTGGTTTGAGGACCATAGAGCTTTCCTCTCTGCTGCAGCTAAAGCTTGTACTGGTTGAAGTTGTTAATTCGCATCTTAATGGTTTAATACATGTCCTATTGTCCTACCTATTCTGACTCAGCAGGCATGGTAAAGGTGATCGACATATAAAGTGAACGGGGATGCTTAAAAAAAGAGTAATTATAGCTATGGTAGTGGTTTATATATATCTGTTATCATTGTGATTGttgtttcatgattttttttctttaagaaTGTAACAGAGTTTTAGCTGAAAGGAGAGAGCCTAGATTATGGAAGCTTACCAGACATAGCATTTACATTAACCCATCATAATCCCCACATATGCATGAGCACATATACATACCACGTCTACTTTCTTAGTAATAAATTAAAAACCATAAAGTGATCATATCTTAGAAGAATTTAATTGTACTACTCTTATACCTATACTAGATGTGCAGTTTACCAATTGTTTATCATGCAGAATGAAAGAGTATCAAAATACAAATATAAAGCATCAATGCAGTGATAAGAACATAGAACTGACCATACCAAGTACAATTTGTAGAGGCATAGCGCAAACACGTGAATTTCGTAGAAATCCACTATACAAAGAACCGTGATAACAGGATCTCTTATAGGAGGATGATGCCATATACTTAGTGCTTCAGAAGTCcctatgttttctttttttttttgaaaactgtaCAGCGGGGGAGACCCCCACTGTGGTATTTTattaaaatatagaaaaataaaactaaCTATACAAAGCATGGGGATGAAGCAATCCCCAGGT is drawn from Panicum virgatum strain AP13 chromosome 1N, P.virgatum_v5, whole genome shotgun sequence and contains these coding sequences:
- the LOC120656059 gene encoding NAC domain-containing protein 104-like, whose translation is MGGATNLPPGFHFFPSDEDLVIHFLRRKAANLPCRPDIIPTVLLQHYNPWELNGTALQAGNQWYFFSHAAQSRISPNGYWNPIGADETVTSRGCVVGLKKTLIFCTGEPSKGFKTNWIMHEYHLQQDGGYNVSGSSISSGSSSSRKSQRKRVHSSTESNNWVICRVFESSCGSQVSFHDEGTELSCLDEVFLSLDDYDEVSLPNN